In Desulfarculaceae bacterium, the following are encoded in one genomic region:
- a CDS encoding methylmalonyl-CoA mutase family protein, whose amino-acid sequence MSDFNQQLMAWQAKVDKLVAKRPERKDQFTTISGLPVERLYLPQEPGEAYADKLGLPGEYPYTRGVQPNMYRGRLWTMRQYAGFATAAESNQRYRYLLDQGTTGLSVAFDLPTQIGYDADHKLAQGEVGKVGVSISSLKDMELLFDQIPLDKVSTSMTINAPAGILLAMYIAVGAKQGVGPDQLRGTIQNDILKEYSSRGTYIFPPKPSMRIITNIFAYCAEEVPSWNTISISGYHIREAGSTAVQEVAFTLANGMAYVKAAMEAGLDVDQFAPRLSFFFNAHSEFLEEVAKYRAARRLWARIMKERFGATNPKSLMVRFHTQTAGCSLTAQQPKNNIVRVAFQAMSAVLGGTQSLHTNSMDEALALPTQEAVTIALRTQQIIGYESGVTSTVDPLAGSYYIEELTDEIEKGAEAYIAKIDEMGGAVEAVEQGYVQREIQEAAYEYQKAIESGDRVVVGVNKFATAKESPGDILRVDPKVRLEQMEALAKLKAERDNAAVEQKLAALKAAAQGEDNLMPHFLSCVQSYATLGEICDTLRGVFGEYQAPTTI is encoded by the coding sequence ATGAGCGATTTTAATCAACAACTAATGGCCTGGCAGGCCAAGGTGGACAAGCTGGTGGCCAAGCGCCCCGAGCGCAAGGACCAGTTCACCACCATCAGCGGCCTGCCGGTGGAACGCCTGTACCTGCCCCAGGAACCCGGCGAGGCCTACGCGGACAAGCTGGGCCTGCCGGGCGAGTACCCCTACACCCGGGGCGTGCAGCCCAACATGTATCGCGGCCGGCTTTGGACCATGCGCCAGTACGCCGGCTTTGCCACCGCCGCCGAGAGCAACCAGCGCTACCGCTATCTGCTGGACCAGGGCACCACCGGCCTGAGCGTGGCCTTTGACCTGCCCACCCAGATCGGCTACGACGCGGACCACAAGCTGGCCCAGGGCGAGGTGGGCAAGGTGGGCGTGTCCATCAGCTCGCTGAAGGACATGGAGCTTCTGTTCGACCAGATCCCCCTGGACAAGGTCTCCACCTCCATGACCATCAACGCGCCGGCGGGCATCCTGTTGGCCATGTACATCGCCGTCGGCGCCAAGCAGGGGGTGGGCCCGGACCAGCTCCGAGGCACCATCCAGAACGACATCCTCAAGGAGTACTCCTCCCGGGGGACTTACATCTTCCCGCCCAAGCCCTCCATGCGCATCATCACCAACATCTTCGCCTACTGCGCCGAGGAGGTTCCCTCGTGGAACACCATCAGCATCAGCGGATACCACATCCGCGAGGCGGGGAGCACGGCGGTGCAGGAGGTGGCCTTCACCCTGGCCAACGGCATGGCTTATGTAAAGGCGGCCATGGAGGCGGGCCTGGACGTGGACCAGTTCGCGCCGCGCTTGAGCTTCTTCTTCAACGCGCACAGCGAGTTTTTGGAGGAGGTGGCCAAGTACCGCGCCGCCCGGCGGCTGTGGGCCAGGATCATGAAGGAGCGCTTCGGGGCCACCAACCCCAAGAGCCTGATGGTGCGCTTCCACACCCAGACCGCCGGATGCAGCCTCACTGCCCAGCAGCCCAAGAACAACATCGTGCGGGTGGCCTTCCAGGCCATGAGCGCGGTCTTGGGCGGCACCCAGAGCCTGCACACCAACTCCATGGACGAGGCCCTGGCCCTGCCCACCCAGGAGGCGGTGACCATCGCTCTCAGGACCCAGCAGATCATCGGCTACGAGTCCGGCGTCACCAGCACGGTGGACCCCCTGGCCGGGTCGTACTACATCGAAGAGCTCACCGACGAGATCGAGAAGGGCGCCGAGGCCTACATCGCCAAGATCGACGAGATGGGCGGCGCGGTGGAGGCCGTGGAGCAGGGCTACGTGCAGCGCGAGATCCAGGAAGCGGCCTACGAATACCAGAAGGCCATCGAGAGCGGCGACCGGGTGGTGGTGGGGGTGAACAAGTTCGCCACCGCCAAGGAATCGCCCGGCGACATTCTCAGGGTGGACCCCAAGGTGCGCCTGGAGCAGATGGAGGCCCTGGCCAAGCTCAAGGCCGAGCGCGACAACGCGGCGGTGGAGCAGAAACTGGCCGCCCTCAAGGCGGCGGCCCAGGGCGAGGACAACCTCATGCCCCACTTCCTGAGCTGCGTGCAGTCCTACGCCACCCTGGGCGAGATCTGCGACACCCTGCGCGGGGTCTTCGGCGAATACCAGGCCCCCACGACCATCTAG
- a CDS encoding DJ-1/PfpI family protein codes for MTAQPLTAGVLLFEQVEVLDFAGPFEVLGRARTADDLPCFKALTIGTKPEIECVDGLMVRPHALLDQAPALDILVVPGGPGARLPENPEPVVEFIKAQAPSLQILASVCTGAVWLARAGLLDGLTVTTHPRFRAQLARDYPKVTVINNRLVDSGGVVTAGGVASGVDLGLYLLERFYGWETRRQEAIRLDGPWR; via the coding sequence ATGACAGCGCAGCCACTGACTGCGGGGGTGCTCTTGTTCGAGCAGGTGGAGGTGCTGGATTTCGCCGGGCCCTTCGAGGTGCTGGGACGTGCCCGCACCGCCGACGACCTGCCTTGCTTCAAGGCCCTGACCATCGGAACCAAGCCGGAGATAGAGTGCGTGGACGGACTCATGGTCCGGCCTCATGCGCTATTGGATCAGGCCCCGGCCCTGGACATCCTGGTGGTGCCCGGCGGCCCGGGCGCCCGCCTGCCCGAAAATCCCGAGCCGGTGGTGGAGTTCATCAAGGCCCAGGCGCCGTCGCTGCAAATACTGGCCTCGGTGTGCACCGGCGCGGTGTGGCTGGCCCGGGCCGGGCTTTTGGACGGCCTCACCGTGACCACCCATCCGCGTTTCCGGGCCCAGCTGGCCCGCGACTATCCCAAGGTGACGGTGATCAACAACCGCCTGGTGGATTCGGGCGGGGTGGTCACCGCCGGGGGCGTGGCCTCGGGCGTGGACCTGGGGTTGTACTTACTGGAGCGCTTCTACGGCTGGGAGACCCGGCGGCAAGAGGCCATCCGCCTGGACGGGCCCTGGCGCTAG
- a CDS encoding ribosome maturation factor RimP, producing MEARGPASEMERRLRDIVAPVVRSEGLMLVELNWRRESGGQVLRLIVDRREGGVNLDDCALLSRQVSDLLDVEDPTNGPFNLEVSSPGLTRKLKDPAEFDLFAGRPAKLTVNEPDGKSRTLRGVLKGTMGDDVLIEVKGKPMAVPVASVAKARLEIDL from the coding sequence GTGGAGGCCCGTGGCCCCGCCAGCGAGATGGAACGCCGTTTGAGGGACATCGTGGCGCCGGTGGTGCGCTCCGAGGGCCTGATGCTGGTGGAGCTGAACTGGCGGCGGGAGTCCGGCGGCCAGGTGCTGCGCCTGATCGTGGACCGCCGCGAGGGCGGGGTGAACCTGGACGATTGCGCCCTGCTCAGCCGCCAGGTGAGCGACCTGTTGGACGTGGAGGACCCCACCAACGGGCCCTTCAACTTGGAGGTGAGCAGCCCGGGGCTCACCCGCAAGCTCAAGGACCCGGCCGAGTTCGACCTGTTCGCCGGGCGGCCGGCCAAGCTGACCGTGAACGAGCCGGACGGAAAAAGCCGCACCTTGCGCGGCGTGCTCAAGGGCACCATGGGCGACGACGTGCTCATCGAGGTGAAGGGCAAGCCAATGGCGGTGCCCGTGGCCTCGGTGGCCAAGGCGCGCCTGGAAATAGATTTGTGA
- a CDS encoding cobalamin B12-binding domain-containing protein, producing the protein MRKIRVLAAKPGLDGHDRGVKVIAAALRDAGMEVIYTGLRQTPEQIVATAIQEDVDVIALSILSGAHDYLFPEVMKLVKEKGLDDEVLVLGGGVIPESDVAAMKEAGVADIFGPGTSTHQIVEYIQQNVKQRA; encoded by the coding sequence ATGCGCAAGATTAGAGTATTGGCGGCCAAGCCCGGCCTGGACGGTCACGACCGGGGAGTCAAGGTCATCGCGGCGGCCCTTAGGGACGCGGGCATGGAGGTGATTTACACCGGCCTGCGGCAAACGCCGGAGCAGATCGTGGCCACGGCCATCCAGGAGGACGTGGACGTCATCGCCCTGTCCATCCTTTCCGGGGCCCACGATTATCTCTTCCCCGAGGTGATGAAGCTGGTCAAGGAAAAGGGCCTGGACGACGAGGTGCTGGTCCTGGGCGGCGGGGTCATCCCCGAGAGCGACGTGGCCGCCATGAAGGAGGCCGGCGTGGCCGACATCTTCGGCCCGGGCACCTCCACCCACCAGATCGTGGAGTACATCCAACAGAACGTGAAGCAGCGCGCCTAG
- a CDS encoding Coenzyme F420 hydrogenase/dehydrogenase, beta subunit C-terminal domain, with protein MVPHPPAASLDRLITQVIEPGLCVACGACLGLCPHLLFLDGRVAAPDPCGLEQGRCVELCPVAARPSPAVPAAGPLGKVKAAYAARAKSPDLQTKAQYGGVVSTLTALALAEGLVGEAILTAPGHRGIPQGVRAKTRDQVLASAGSIYAGGGALRELNQALSEDAGHPLALVGLPCQALAAARMKTHERYPSAAERIALSIGLFCTMNLPGRELRALLHQHDIRGPVERSDFPPPPAGIFQVWSEGQYHELPLEEVRAIRYPGCAGCPDLTAEAADISVGACEGREGWNTVLARSGPGEALINLATNLELIELEPAAESSLEHLSAAADAKRQRAEQEQNRA; from the coding sequence ATGGTACCCCACCCCCCCGCCGCCAGTCTGGACCGGCTGATCACCCAAGTCATCGAGCCCGGCCTCTGCGTGGCCTGCGGCGCCTGCCTGGGCCTGTGCCCCCACCTGCTGTTCCTGGACGGCCGGGTGGCCGCGCCCGACCCCTGCGGCCTGGAGCAAGGCCGCTGCGTGGAGCTGTGCCCCGTGGCCGCGCGGCCCTCCCCGGCCGTGCCGGCCGCAGGCCCCCTGGGCAAGGTCAAGGCCGCCTATGCCGCCCGGGCCAAATCACCGGATTTGCAAACCAAGGCCCAATACGGCGGGGTGGTGTCCACCCTCACGGCCCTGGCCCTGGCCGAAGGGTTGGTGGGCGAGGCCATTCTAACCGCCCCGGGCCATCGCGGCATCCCCCAGGGGGTGCGGGCCAAGACCCGCGATCAGGTCCTGGCCTCGGCGGGCTCCATCTACGCCGGGGGCGGGGCCTTGCGCGAGCTCAACCAGGCCCTGTCCGAAGACGCCGGCCATCCCCTGGCCTTGGTGGGCCTGCCCTGCCAGGCGTTGGCCGCCGCGCGTATGAAAACCCATGAGCGCTACCCGTCGGCGGCCGAGCGCATCGCCCTGAGCATCGGGCTGTTCTGCACCATGAACCTGCCGGGCCGCGAGCTGCGCGCCCTGCTGCACCAGCACGACATCCGGGGGCCGGTGGAGCGCAGCGACTTCCCGCCCCCGCCGGCGGGCATCTTCCAGGTATGGAGCGAGGGCCAGTACCACGAACTGCCTTTGGAAGAGGTCCGCGCCATCCGCTACCCCGGCTGTGCCGGCTGCCCGGACCTCACCGCCGAGGCGGCGGATATCAGCGTGGGGGCCTGCGAGGGCCGCGAGGGCTGGAACACCGTTTTGGCCCGCAGCGGCCCGGGCGAGGCGTTGATCAACCTGGCGACCAACCTGGAGCTCATCGAGCTGGAGCCCGCGGCCGAGTCATCTCTGGAGCACCTGAGCGCGGCGGCCGACGCCAAGCGCCAGCGGGCGGAACAGGAGCAGAACCGTGCCTGA
- a CDS encoding indolepyruvate oxidoreductase subunit beta: MKALKHDPLDIVITGVGGQGNVLASQVLGRSLLAAGYEVTVGETYGLSQRGGSVMSQVRLSSGPVLGPLMPEHRATAIVSLEPLEALRVLGTYGHPGVIVITNDRPLRPLAVLAGEQAYPGAEELKATLASLCHRLYALPATEAALELGNHILANVVLLGALCALDLLPIGAAEVEAALGEMFPEKLMGPNRAALSKGAELITKG, from the coding sequence ATGAAGGCGCTCAAGCACGACCCCCTGGACATCGTGATCACCGGCGTGGGTGGCCAAGGCAACGTCCTGGCCAGCCAGGTTTTGGGCCGGTCCCTGCTCGCGGCGGGCTACGAAGTCACCGTGGGCGAGACCTACGGCCTGAGCCAGCGGGGCGGCTCGGTGATGAGCCAAGTGCGCCTCAGCTCCGGGCCGGTGCTGGGCCCCCTGATGCCCGAGCACCGCGCCACGGCCATCGTTAGCCTGGAACCCCTGGAAGCACTGAGGGTATTGGGGACTTATGGCCATCCCGGTGTTATAGTAATAACCAACGACCGCCCGTTGCGGCCATTGGCGGTCCTGGCCGGGGAGCAGGCCTACCCTGGAGCCGAGGAGCTCAAGGCCACTCTGGCCTCCCTGTGCCACCGGCTATACGCCCTGCCCGCCACCGAAGCCGCCCTGGAGCTGGGCAACCACATTTTGGCCAACGTGGTCCTCCTGGGCGCGCTGTGCGCCCTGGACCTTCTTCCCATCGGCGCGGCCGAGGTGGAAGCGGCTCTGGGCGAAATGTTCCCTGAAAAACTCATGGGCCCCAACCGGGCGGCCCTGAGCAAGGGAGCCGAACTCATAACAAAGGGGTAA
- a CDS encoding 4Fe-4S binding protein, giving the protein MPDISTLTPGAKVLLQGNEAIARGALEGGVNLAAAYPGNPSSEILQTLADSAEGAGIYAEWSTNEKVALESAAAASFAGLRAMASMKQNGVNVALDFICNLTISGTKGGIVLVTCDDPSGVSSTNEQDARFVARTAVLPLLEPATPAECLAMMKLAFQLSEDIGNLVVFRSLSRLSHTRAGVTPGPLPDRARQPYWDPKQAWFTIPVVPRHQGMLAKLAKAGEILKATGLNRYEGPEHPELLVIASGSARLYADEARRMLAATDRVGILHLVWTWPLDEELVLKHLALADKVLIAEELDPFVDTAVKSLYAQHVAELGIKRFFGQESGHAPKVGELSPGKLAGAMADILGLPWQELDPDYAARLQQAQALAAPREVGFCPGCPHRASYWSMKQVLDADGREGIVSGDIGCYTMGVLNTGFKRVNAVHCMGSGLGVASGLGKLRDQGFRQPVISVVGDSTFFHAALPGLVNARWNNADYVLVVLDNSATAMTGFQPHPGTGQTAMGTPGTPVDVEQVCRGLELPYSVVDPYDLAATQEALYDALQEGGGVRVLIFRRLCALVQGKRGGHPYAVSVDPELCRGEDCGCNRYCTRVFRCPGLVFDEATGRAKVDEVVCVGCGVCAQICPAGAIRALPKEAAA; this is encoded by the coding sequence GTGCCTGACATAAGCACCCTGACCCCGGGGGCCAAGGTGCTCCTGCAGGGCAACGAGGCCATCGCGCGGGGCGCCCTGGAAGGCGGGGTGAACCTGGCCGCCGCCTATCCCGGCAACCCCAGCAGCGAGATATTGCAGACCCTGGCCGACTCGGCCGAGGGCGCGGGCATCTACGCCGAGTGGTCCACCAACGAGAAGGTGGCCCTGGAAAGCGCGGCGGCCGCCTCCTTCGCGGGGCTCAGGGCCATGGCCTCCATGAAGCAGAACGGGGTCAACGTGGCCCTGGACTTCATCTGCAACCTGACCATCAGCGGCACCAAGGGCGGCATCGTCCTGGTTACATGCGACGACCCCTCGGGCGTATCCTCCACCAACGAGCAGGACGCCCGCTTCGTGGCCCGCACCGCCGTCTTGCCCCTGCTGGAGCCCGCCACTCCGGCCGAGTGCCTGGCCATGATGAAGCTGGCTTTTCAGCTCAGCGAGGACATCGGCAATCTGGTGGTGTTCCGCAGCCTGAGCCGCCTGAGCCACACCCGGGCCGGGGTGACCCCCGGCCCCCTGCCCGACCGCGCGCGCCAGCCCTACTGGGACCCCAAGCAGGCCTGGTTCACCATCCCGGTGGTGCCGCGCCACCAGGGCATGCTGGCCAAGCTGGCCAAGGCGGGCGAGATACTCAAGGCCACGGGCCTGAACCGCTACGAAGGCCCGGAGCATCCCGAACTCTTAGTCATCGCCTCGGGCTCGGCCCGGCTCTATGCCGACGAGGCCCGGCGCATGTTGGCGGCCACGGACCGGGTGGGCATCCTGCACCTGGTCTGGACCTGGCCCCTGGACGAGGAACTGGTGCTCAAACATCTGGCCCTGGCGGACAAGGTGCTCATCGCCGAAGAGCTGGACCCCTTCGTGGACACGGCGGTGAAGAGCCTCTACGCGCAGCACGTGGCCGAGCTGGGCATCAAGCGCTTCTTCGGCCAGGAGAGCGGCCACGCCCCCAAGGTGGGCGAGCTGAGCCCGGGCAAGCTGGCCGGGGCCATGGCCGACATCCTCGGCCTGCCCTGGCAAGAGCTGGACCCGGACTACGCCGCGCGCCTGCAACAGGCGCAGGCCCTGGCCGCGCCCCGCGAGGTGGGCTTCTGCCCCGGCTGCCCCCACCGCGCCTCCTATTGGTCCATGAAGCAGGTTTTGGACGCGGACGGCCGCGAAGGCATCGTGAGCGGCGACATCGGCTGCTACACCATGGGTGTGTTGAACACCGGCTTCAAGCGAGTGAACGCGGTGCACTGCATGGGCTCGGGCCTGGGCGTGGCCTCGGGCCTGGGCAAGCTGCGGGACCAGGGCTTTAGGCAGCCGGTAATCTCGGTGGTGGGCGACAGCACCTTTTTCCATGCCGCCCTGCCCGGCCTGGTCAACGCCCGCTGGAACAACGCGGACTACGTGCTGGTGGTCCTGGACAACTCGGCCACGGCCATGACCGGCTTCCAGCCCCACCCCGGCACCGGCCAGACCGCCATGGGCACTCCCGGCACCCCGGTGGACGTGGAACAGGTATGCCGGGGCCTGGAGCTGCCCTACTCGGTGGTGGACCCCTACGACCTGGCCGCCACCCAGGAGGCGCTCTACGACGCCTTGCAGGAAGGCGGCGGGGTGCGGGTGCTCATCTTCCGGCGGCTCTGCGCCCTGGTGCAGGGCAAGCGCGGCGGGCATCCCTACGCGGTGAGCGTGGACCCGGAGCTGTGCCGGGGCGAGGACTGCGGCTGCAACCGCTACTGCACCCGGGTGTTCCGCTGCCCGGGCCTGGTCTTCGACGAGGCCACCGGGCGGGCCAAGGTGGACGAGGTGGTTTGCGTGGGCTGCGGAGTGTGCGCCCAGATCTGTCCGGCCGGGGCCATACGGGCCCTGCCCAAGGAGGCGGCGGCATGA